The following coding sequences are from one uncultured Bacteroides sp. window:
- a CDS encoding ATP-binding protein codes for MKLKGLFGFFSVALLLVLSVLTYLGARSTPWLFYTIEGTIVIALFFLILFYHKIVKPLHSIGTGMELLKEQDFSSRLSPVGEAEADRVVNIFNRMMEELKNERLRLREQNHFLDLLIHASPMGVIICTFDEEISQLNPMALQIMGVEQKSALGRKLIDLDSVLAKELAAIPKNGTITVRLNDANIYKCTRSSFIDRGFPHPFFLLERLTDEVIKAEKKAYEKVIRMIAHEVNNTTAGITSVLDTVEQVLSEENNMEEMCELMQVCSERCFSMSRFITRFADVVKIPEPHFSWVNLNELAESCKRFMEDFCRNRDILIKLECVDFPLLKLDAILFEQVILNIIKNSAESIGEQGEIIIRTLPPYTLEISDTGKGISKEIETKLFTPFFSTKPDGQGIGLLCIREILNSHGCTFSLRTYEDGLTRFRITFPPE; via the coding sequence ATGAAATTAAAGGGGTTGTTCGGCTTTTTTTCTGTTGCATTATTGCTCGTTCTATCTGTGTTGACGTATCTTGGAGCTCGCTCTACTCCTTGGCTTTTTTATACTATTGAAGGAACTATTGTTATTGCACTTTTCTTTCTTATCTTATTTTATCATAAAATAGTGAAACCTCTGCATAGTATTGGTACGGGTATGGAACTCTTGAAGGAACAGGATTTTAGTAGCCGGCTGAGCCCTGTTGGTGAAGCAGAAGCTGATCGTGTGGTGAATATATTCAATCGTATGATGGAAGAGCTCAAAAATGAACGTCTGCGTTTGAGGGAACAAAATCATTTTCTTGATTTACTAATTCACGCCTCACCAATGGGGGTTATAATTTGCACTTTTGATGAGGAAATTTCTCAATTGAATCCGATGGCACTACAGATTATGGGAGTTGAACAAAAAAGTGCTCTAGGTCGAAAATTGATTGATCTGGACTCAGTGTTGGCGAAAGAACTTGCTGCTATTCCTAAAAACGGAACCATTACGGTGCGGCTTAATGATGCGAATATTTATAAATGTACGCGTTCTTCTTTTATCGACAGAGGTTTTCCTCATCCTTTTTTTCTATTAGAACGTCTTACTGATGAAGTTATAAAGGCTGAAAAGAAAGCGTATGAAAAGGTTATTCGTATGATTGCTCATGAAGTTAATAATACTACGGCAGGGATTACTTCGGTACTTGATACGGTGGAACAGGTTCTTTCCGAAGAAAATAATATGGAAGAAATGTGCGAGCTTATGCAAGTTTGTAGTGAACGGTGTTTCTCTATGAGCCGCTTTATCACTCGTTTTGCAGATGTAGTAAAAATTCCGGAACCACATTTCTCGTGGGTTAATTTGAATGAACTTGCAGAGTCTTGTAAACGTTTTATGGAAGATTTCTGTAGAAATCGTGATATTCTAATTAAGCTTGAATGTGTTGATTTTCCGTTATTAAAACTGGATGCTATTTTGTTTGAACAAGTTATATTGAACATTATTAAAAATTCGGCAGAAAGCATTGGTGAACAAGGGGAGATTATCATTCGCACTTTACCTCCTTATACTTTAGAAATTAGTGATACAGGTAAGGGAATATCTAAAGAAATCGAAACGAAGCTTTTTACCCCATTCTTTTCTACTAAACCCGACGGACAGGGCATTGGTTTATTGTGTATTCGAGAAATTCTTAATAGTCATGGTTGTACTTTTTCTTTGCGGACTTATGAGGATGGATTGACTCGCTTTCGCATAACTTTTCCGCCTGAATAA
- a CDS encoding sigma-54 dependent transcriptional regulator, producing MILIVDDDSVVRSSLCFMLKRAGYEPEAVASPKEAMEIVRTMSPDLVLMDMNFSLSTTGEEGLTLLKQVKLFQPDVPVILITAWGSIQLAVMGMKAGAFDFVTKPWNNATLLQRIETALELSAIPKDKEGEANLTDTLIRANIIGRSPALNNVLTIVGRIAPTNASVLITGESGTGKELIAEAIHLNSQRSKQAFVKVNLGGISQSLFESEMFGHKKGAFTDATADRTGRFEMAGRGTIFLDEIGELDHSCQVKLLRVLQDQTFEVLGDSRPRKADVRVISATNADLRKMVNEHTFREDLFYRINLITIHLPALRERREDIPLLVRYFANQQACANRLSSIEITSDAMQFLTRLPYPGNIRELKNLVERTILLSGKEVLEVTDFESQYHKNDERSSQPASFVGMTLDEIERKTILETLERYHYNLSQVAIALGISRAALYRRLEKYSISVNN from the coding sequence ATGATTTTAATTGTTGATGATGATTCGGTAGTACGTTCTTCTCTTTGTTTTATGCTAAAAAGGGCTGGCTATGAACCAGAGGCCGTTGCTTCTCCTAAAGAAGCTATGGAAATAGTACGAACGATGTCGCCTGATTTAGTGTTGATGGATATGAACTTTTCTTTGAGTACAACTGGTGAAGAGGGGTTAACTTTACTTAAGCAGGTGAAGCTTTTTCAACCGGATGTTCCTGTTATTCTTATAACTGCATGGGGAAGTATTCAATTAGCTGTGATGGGAATGAAGGCAGGAGCTTTTGATTTTGTTACTAAACCATGGAATAATGCAACTTTGCTGCAACGTATAGAGACGGCATTGGAATTAAGTGCTATTCCTAAAGATAAAGAGGGCGAAGCTAATCTTACAGATACATTGATAAGGGCGAATATTATTGGGCGTTCGCCTGCTTTGAATAATGTTTTAACTATTGTGGGAAGAATAGCTCCGACTAATGCTTCTGTGCTTATCACCGGAGAGAGTGGTACTGGCAAGGAGTTAATAGCAGAGGCAATACATTTGAATAGTCAACGTTCAAAACAAGCTTTTGTTAAAGTTAACTTGGGAGGAATTTCTCAAAGTTTATTTGAAAGTGAAATGTTTGGTCACAAAAAAGGAGCTTTTACTGATGCTACTGCAGATCGAACAGGTCGTTTTGAAATGGCGGGGCGGGGTACTATTTTTCTCGATGAGATTGGAGAATTGGATCATTCATGCCAAGTGAAATTGCTTCGAGTACTTCAGGATCAGACATTTGAAGTGTTGGGAGATAGTCGTCCTAGAAAAGCGGATGTTAGGGTTATTAGTGCCACGAATGCAGATTTGCGTAAAATGGTTAATGAACATACGTTTCGTGAAGATCTCTTTTACCGAATTAATTTGATTACGATTCATTTGCCAGCTTTGCGTGAAAGGCGAGAAGATATTCCGTTATTGGTTCGTTATTTTGCAAACCAACAGGCGTGTGCCAATCGATTGTCGTCTATAGAGATAACGTCTGATGCAATGCAATTTCTTACTCGTCTGCCTTATCCGGGAAATATCCGTGAACTTAAAAATCTGGTGGAACGAACAATTTTGTTAAGCGGTAAGGAGGTTTTGGAAGTGACTGATTTTGAGAGTCAATATCACAAGAACGATGAACGCTCTTCTCAGCCGGCATCGTTTGTTGGGATGACTCTAGATGAAATTGAACGAAAAACGATTCTTGAAACGTTGGAACGATATCATTATAATCTTAGTCAGGTAGCTATTGCATTAGGTATTAGTCGGGCTGCTTTATATCGACGATTGGAGAAATATAGCATTAGCGTAAATAATTAG
- a CDS encoding TolC family protein: MRKIGLLFFLMFSTILNAQNERKMTLSEAIVLARTQSVDAAVALNELKTAYWEYRTFKANLLPEVNFTGTLPSYKKSYNAYQQSDGSYTYVRNNTLGLSGEVSIDQNIWLTGGKLSLTSSMDFIKQLGSEGEKQFMSVPISLELTQPVFGVNTLKWNRRIEPVRYAEAKAAFITETEEVTMKTITYFFDLLLAKETLGTAKQNRKNANHLYEVARAKRKMGQISENELLQLKLSALKAKASLTDAESNVNAKMFQLRAFLGLSETESLIPMVPDSIPNAHIEYDDVLAKSLGRNSFAQNIRRRQLEADYEVATAKGNLRNIDLFASVGYTGWDTTFSSAYSGLLDNNIVEVGVKIPILDWGKRRGKVKVAQSNREVVESRIRQEQIKFNQNIFLLVENFNNQSTQLNIAEEADKIAQQRYRTSIETFLIGKINTLDLNDAQTSKDDARQKHISELYYYWYYFYQIRSLTLWDFQRNEELRVDFDEVVRR; encoded by the coding sequence ATGAGAAAGATAGGATTATTATTTTTTTTAATGTTTTCAACGATTTTGAATGCACAGAATGAGCGTAAAATGACTCTTTCTGAAGCTATTGTCTTGGCTAGAACACAATCTGTTGATGCTGCTGTGGCTCTCAACGAGCTTAAAACAGCCTATTGGGAATATCGTACTTTTAAAGCAAATTTATTGCCCGAAGTGAACTTTACAGGTACTCTGCCCAGTTATAAAAAATCGTATAATGCATACCAGCAATCAGATGGTTCTTATACTTATGTTCGTAATAATACTTTGGGACTTTCAGGTGAGGTGTCCATTGATCAGAATATTTGGCTAACAGGCGGAAAATTATCATTAACGTCTTCTATGGACTTTATAAAGCAACTGGGGTCAGAAGGCGAGAAACAATTTATGTCCGTTCCGATAAGTCTTGAGCTAACGCAACCTGTTTTTGGAGTTAACACGCTTAAATGGAATCGGCGTATAGAGCCTGTTCGTTATGCTGAGGCTAAAGCTGCTTTTATCACGGAGACGGAGGAAGTAACGATGAAGACAATTACTTATTTCTTTGACTTGTTGCTTGCTAAGGAGACGTTAGGCACTGCGAAACAAAATCGGAAAAATGCGAATCATCTATATGAAGTGGCGAGAGCTAAGCGTAAGATGGGACAGATCTCAGAAAATGAATTGTTGCAATTGAAACTTAGCGCTTTAAAAGCGAAAGCTTCGTTGACCGATGCTGAGAGTAATGTGAATGCGAAAATGTTTCAGTTAAGAGCTTTCCTCGGTTTATCTGAGACTGAATCGTTGATTCCGATGGTACCGGATTCCATTCCTAATGCGCATATAGAGTATGATGATGTTTTGGCTAAATCCTTGGGGCGTAATTCATTTGCACAGAACATACGACGCAGGCAGTTGGAGGCGGATTATGAAGTTGCTACTGCTAAAGGAAACTTGCGTAATATTGACCTTTTTGCGAGTGTAGGTTATACAGGCTGGGACACTACTTTTTCGTCAGCCTATAGCGGATTACTTGACAATAATATTGTGGAAGTAGGGGTAAAAATTCCTATTCTTGATTGGGGCAAAAGACGTGGAAAGGTAAAAGTAGCCCAGAGTAACCGAGAAGTGGTTGAATCGAGAATTCGTCAGGAACAAATTAAATTCAACCAAAACATCTTTTTGCTAGTTGAGAATTTTAATAATCAGTCTACTCAGCTTAATATTGCTGAAGAGGCTGACAAGATTGCTCAGCAACGTTATAGAACTAGTATTGAAACTTTCTTGATTGGTAAGATTAATACACTCGATTTGAATGATGCCCAAACTTCTAAAGATGATGCTCGACAAAAACATATCTCTGAATTATACTATTATTGGTATTATTTTTACCAAATAAGGAGTCTTACGTTATGGGATTTTCAGCGTAATGAAGAATTAAGAGTTGATTTTGACGAAGTTGTGCGTAGATAG
- a CDS encoding PAS domain-containing sensor histidine kinase gives MRILYRLVMLLYITGISVFALAEGKKYEILFAQSLYTPLLLLLILAVVSLYRANRRELRRRIKAQTKLLLQKNLVDQRNEFDNVFHSIREGLITYDKHYRIRFVNRAALLMLNMSYSQERPYYEGLSAGTYLSIFHNGEEILYQLLEKVYNSGKSVSVPNNSFMKELGTNSYFPVSGEFVPLFNKNSITGFALSFRNISEEELQKTLFHLAVEDNSIYPWQYDVDKDVFLFPLGFLLRFGFDESKKYIMREQIGKMIHPDFTQKVKNDFRSVVDGEKASVRLNFRAYDINGELEWWECRMSIFPGLNSNDPYSILGVCQNIQRYKKTETELILARDKALESDKLKTAFLANISHEIRTPLNLIVGFSDLLKDIHSFEEEDVTSFVATINNNCELLLNLINDILDMSLIESGTMQFRLSGTNLSLLIDDLYLSQRLNISKRVAFIKIVPEGASMIIQTDVYRLKQLLSNLLHNAIKFTSSGSISFGYSLEEPGFVTLFVEDTGVGISKEDQEHIFDRFYKVNSFSQGAGLGLSLCWIIVERMNGTIAVNSEVGKGTCFTIRIPDNLNKC, from the coding sequence ATGAGAATATTATATCGGCTTGTTATGCTATTGTATATTACAGGCATCTCTGTTTTTGCATTAGCTGAGGGGAAGAAATATGAGATTTTATTTGCGCAATCGTTGTATACGCCTTTACTCTTGCTCTTGATTTTAGCTGTTGTATCGCTTTATCGTGCCAACCGGAGAGAGTTAAGGAGGAGGATAAAGGCGCAGACAAAGTTATTGCTTCAGAAAAATCTGGTAGATCAAAGAAATGAATTCGATAATGTTTTTCATTCAATCCGTGAAGGCTTGATTACTTATGATAAACATTATCGAATTCGTTTTGTAAATAGGGCCGCATTACTTATGCTAAACATGAGTTATTCTCAAGAGCGCCCTTATTATGAAGGTCTGTCCGCAGGAACATACCTTAGTATTTTTCATAATGGAGAGGAAATTCTTTATCAGTTACTCGAAAAGGTCTATAATTCAGGTAAAAGTGTTTCTGTGCCTAATAATTCGTTTATGAAGGAGCTTGGTACAAATAGCTATTTCCCTGTGTCAGGCGAATTTGTGCCTCTTTTCAATAAAAATAGTATAACAGGATTTGCTCTTTCGTTTCGTAATATATCAGAAGAAGAATTGCAGAAAACTCTATTTCATTTAGCAGTGGAAGATAATTCAATCTATCCTTGGCAATATGATGTTGATAAAGATGTGTTTTTATTTCCTCTTGGTTTCCTTTTACGTTTTGGCTTTGATGAAAGTAAAAAGTATATAATGCGTGAACAGATAGGAAAAATGATTCATCCTGATTTTACCCAAAAGGTTAAAAATGATTTTCGATCAGTGGTTGATGGGGAAAAAGCCTCTGTAAGATTAAATTTTAGAGCTTATGATATTAATGGAGAACTTGAGTGGTGGGAATGTCGTATGTCTATTTTTCCAGGACTGAATAGCAATGATCCGTACTCTATCCTTGGTGTTTGTCAAAATATTCAGCGTTATAAAAAGACGGAAACTGAGTTGATTCTTGCTAGAGATAAAGCCTTGGAATCCGATAAGCTGAAGACGGCATTTCTTGCTAATATCAGTCACGAAATTCGTACGCCACTTAATCTAATAGTAGGCTTTTCTGATTTGCTAAAGGATATTCATTCTTTTGAAGAAGAAGATGTCACGAGTTTTGTTGCTACTATAAATAATAACTGTGAGTTGTTGCTAAACTTGATCAATGATATTTTGGATATGTCTCTTATAGAATCAGGAACCATGCAATTTCGCTTATCCGGAACTAATTTGTCACTGCTCATTGATGATCTTTACTTGTCGCAAAGGTTGAACATATCTAAAAGGGTTGCTTTTATCAAAATAGTCCCTGAAGGTGCTTCTATGATTATTCAAACAGATGTTTACAGGTTAAAGCAATTGCTTAGTAACTTACTTCATAATGCGATTAAATTTACTTCTTCGGGTTCCATCTCTTTTGGTTACTCATTAGAAGAACCGGGCTTTGTAACTCTTTTTGTAGAAGATACAGGTGTTGGAATATCGAAAGAGGATCAAGAACATATCTTTGATCGTTTTTATAAAGTCAATAGCTTCTCTCAAGGTGCCGGTTTAGGGCTTAGTTTGTGCTGGATTATTGTAGAGCGTATGAATGGAACGATTGCTGTTAATTCAGAAGTTGGTAAGGGGACGTGTTTTACTATTCGAATCCCTGATAATTTGAATAAATGCTAG
- a CDS encoding FtsX-like permease family protein, with product MNMLLLKQIWNERKSNAWLWIELLLVTVVLWFVVDMCYVSLRTYFQPKGFDISNTYLIKIASLPPHNPDYRDEKEKKTTGGEDLLEIVNRLKKMEGVEAVSLSSNSYPYNGSNSYFGLSLDTMNVGTLRREITPDFFKVFRYEGSNGESSEKLASLLKDGTLIVSDNLFLNSYGLKGEDLLGKTFHIGSDTTQRFVVAAVTKPVRYNDFRSIYDSRYTAILMSEKYIAGLGDVYASFLELCLRVNPAYSVGFTQRLRKMADKQLRVGNLFLGKFQSMEAMRKKIHMDDMNELRNQMWGIGFLLFNIFLGLLGTFWFRTQHRRSEMALHLTFGSTKKQVFNRLILEGMLLLVTAMLVGIIISLNIAYMGYLNQMDGKMLSLGRFLITMFITFILMSITILIGISFPARQAMKIQPAEALHEE from the coding sequence ATGAATATGTTACTTTTAAAACAAATATGGAATGAGAGGAAATCTAATGCTTGGCTTTGGATTGAACTTTTGCTTGTCACTGTTGTATTATGGTTTGTGGTTGATATGTGTTATGTCAGTTTGCGAACTTACTTTCAGCCTAAAGGGTTTGATATATCTAACACCTATTTGATTAAAATAGCTTCGCTCCCTCCACACAATCCTGATTATAGAGATGAAAAGGAGAAGAAGACAACAGGAGGAGAGGACTTGCTGGAAATAGTGAATCGTTTGAAAAAAATGGAAGGGGTGGAAGCGGTTAGTTTATCTAGCAATTCTTATCCGTATAACGGCTCAAATAGCTATTTTGGTCTATCACTTGATACAATGAATGTCGGTACTCTTAGGAGGGAGATAACTCCTGACTTTTTTAAAGTTTTTAGATATGAAGGCTCAAATGGAGAATCTTCGGAAAAACTTGCATCTCTTTTAAAGGATGGAACTTTGATTGTTAGTGATAATCTTTTTTTGAATTCATATGGTCTTAAAGGAGAAGATTTGTTGGGAAAGACTTTTCACATAGGTTCAGATACGACTCAAAGATTTGTGGTTGCTGCAGTGACTAAACCAGTGAGGTATAATGACTTTAGATCTATCTACGATTCACGTTATACTGCTATTTTGATGTCTGAAAAATACATTGCAGGCTTAGGGGATGTGTATGCATCATTTCTTGAACTATGTCTGCGTGTTAACCCCGCTTATAGTGTTGGCTTTACTCAAAGGTTACGTAAGATGGCGGATAAACAACTCCGTGTTGGTAATTTGTTCTTGGGAAAGTTTCAATCGATGGAAGCAATGAGAAAAAAAATTCATATGGATGATATGAATGAGTTGCGCAATCAGATGTGGGGAATAGGTTTTTTATTATTCAATATCTTTTTGGGCTTGCTTGGAACGTTTTGGTTTCGTACCCAACACCGTCGTTCGGAGATGGCATTGCACCTTACCTTCGGTAGTACAAAGAAACAGGTTTTTAATCGTTTGATTCTTGAAGGAATGTTGCTACTGGTAACTGCGATGCTGGTTGGGATCATTATTTCACTTAATATTGCTTATATGGGGTACCTGAATCAAATGGATGGTAAAATGTTGAGCTTGGGACGTTTTCTTATAACCATGTTCATCACTTTTATTTTAATGTCGATAACCATTTTGATAGGCATAAGTTTCCCTGCCCGACAAGCTATGAAAATCCAACCGGCTGAAGCATTGCATGAAGAGTGA
- a CDS encoding ABC transporter permease — translation MIKQYIRQAFYQIRTQPVLSAISILGTAFAIFMIMLIVMMQQVKTEPYAPESNRDRMLYVKWMTVYEKGSTIDNSSNSPLSLKTARECIRSLKTPEAVTIYTSLHSAMQANIPGGMAFSADVKQTDEQFWKVFDLSFVDGKPFDEAVSEAGLKVAVVSESIAKALYGTVDVVGKQLELDYSNYRICGVVKDVSTLASEAYSEVWIPYYSTDIKNMSWNDNLMGMMRVAMLAHSKDDFSKIRSEFAAKVNQYVAGLGNVEISFRGQPDNQETFVYRKWANVEPDMKTIHNRRLLVFILLLLIPAINLSSMTQSRLNQRVTEIGVRRSFGSTKGNIMWQIFCENLILTLIAGFIGLILCFLSVLLFGSSFLSSSTLMMYNSAPAVNLLMLMHVSTFIYAFLFCLMMNLLSSAFPAWRALRVSITSALSNR, via the coding sequence ATGATAAAGCAATATATTCGGCAAGCGTTCTATCAGATACGAACACAACCTGTGCTTTCTGCGATATCTATATTGGGAACGGCTTTTGCTATATTTATGATCATGCTTATAGTAATGATGCAGCAGGTGAAGACTGAACCTTATGCGCCGGAATCGAACAGAGACAGAATGCTTTATGTGAAGTGGATGACTGTGTATGAGAAAGGTAGTACGATAGATAATTCGAGCAATAGTCCGCTAAGTCTGAAAACAGCTCGGGAATGTATCCGTTCTCTTAAGACTCCCGAAGCAGTAACGATTTATACTTCCTTGCATTCTGCAATGCAGGCAAATATTCCGGGAGGAATGGCTTTTAGTGCTGATGTGAAACAAACGGATGAGCAATTCTGGAAGGTTTTTGATTTGTCTTTTGTTGATGGAAAACCTTTTGATGAAGCAGTTTCTGAGGCAGGTTTAAAGGTGGCAGTTGTTTCTGAAAGTATTGCCAAAGCTCTTTATGGAACAGTAGATGTTGTAGGAAAGCAATTGGAATTGGATTATTCTAATTACAGAATTTGTGGGGTGGTAAAGGATGTGAGTACGCTTGCTAGTGAGGCTTATTCTGAAGTTTGGATACCTTATTATTCAACAGATATTAAAAATATGTCGTGGAATGATAATCTTATGGGAATGATGAGGGTTGCCATGCTCGCTCATAGCAAGGATGACTTTAGCAAGATACGTTCGGAATTTGCTGCAAAGGTGAATCAGTATGTTGCTGGATTGGGAAATGTGGAAATTTCTTTTAGAGGGCAACCTGATAACCAAGAGACGTTTGTTTATCGTAAATGGGCTAATGTAGAGCCGGATATGAAAACAATACACAATCGTAGACTTCTTGTCTTTATTTTATTACTCCTTATTCCTGCTATAAATTTGAGCTCTATGACTCAAAGCCGTTTAAATCAGAGAGTTACTGAAATAGGGGTACGTCGCTCTTTTGGCTCTACTAAAGGAAATATTATGTGGCAGATATTTTGCGAGAACCTTATATTGACTCTGATAGCGGGCTTTATTGGATTGATTTTATGCTTTCTGTCTGTTCTTCTTTTTGGGAGTTCTTTTCTTTCTTCTAGCACACTGATGATGTATAATTCTGCTCCTGCCGTTAATCTTTTGATGTTGATGCATGTTTCTACTTTTATATATGCATTTTTATTTTGCCTAATGATGAATTTATTGAGTTCTGCTTTTCCTGCTTGGAGGGCATTGAGGGTTTCTATCACAAGTGCACTTAGTAATCGTTAA
- a CDS encoding ABC transporter ATP-binding protein, translated as MITLTSLSKIYRTNEIETVALENVNLTVERGEFLSIMGPSGCGKSTLLNIMGLLDVPTSGKIEINGKSSEGMKDKALAAFRNKSLGFVFQSFHLINSLSVLDNVELPLLYRRVSASERKRLAQEVLEKVGLSHRMRHFPTQLSGGQCQRVAIARAIIGNPDIILADEPTGNLDSKMGAEVMELLHQLNKEDGRTIVMVTHNEEQARQTSRTVRFFDGRQVQ; from the coding sequence ATGATTACACTAACTTCTCTTTCTAAAATTTACCGTACGAACGAGATCGAAACGGTAGCTCTTGAAAATGTGAATTTAACAGTAGAACGTGGCGAATTTCTCTCTATTATGGGACCTTCCGGTTGTGGAAAATCGACATTACTAAACATCATGGGTTTGCTAGATGTACCTACAAGTGGTAAAATAGAGATCAATGGCAAAAGTAGTGAAGGTATGAAAGATAAAGCACTAGCTGCTTTCAGAAATAAATCGCTTGGTTTTGTTTTTCAATCTTTTCATCTGATTAATTCGCTTAGTGTGCTTGATAATGTAGAGCTTCCCTTGTTATATCGTCGTGTTTCTGCCTCGGAACGTAAACGTTTGGCACAGGAGGTGCTCGAAAAGGTAGGATTAAGTCATCGTATGCGTCACTTTCCTACTCAACTATCCGGAGGACAGTGTCAGCGTGTGGCTATTGCCCGTGCTATCATAGGTAATCCGGATATTATTTTGGCAGATGAGCCTACGGGTAATTTGGATTCAAAAATGGGAGCTGAGGTTATGGAACTTCTCCATCAGTTGAATAAAGAGGATGGACGCACTATCGTCATGGTGACACATAATGAGGAGCAAGCTAGACAGACTAGTCGTACCGTGAGGTTCTTTGATGGTCGGCAGGTACAATAA
- a CDS encoding FtsX-like permease family protein, producing MERLIIRQLWNNRRKNGWILIELILVTYFLWGVMDPIYVLLSNKNIDEGYETKGAYCLMIGEYLSSHNRYRKDQDQDSIKRLNFLRIFDEVSHYPNVKTAVITFDKSFPNSWSYTGSVIHYDTLSYQIQFMKYYRGTDFFGTFGVPNTGSERGQPSTNSCLAISEDGAKRFFGIPEKAIGKSVWTNDSTKMYSIVNVFTDFKVLSTQPPKPLALMPLDELQLNNMPYSAQICFRTIEGISPRTFIEKFKNEMSSRMEKGNYYFISLKDFDTIRAEDEDMSGTTNTLRLQSALITFFLLCTFLGVAGTFWLRANARREEIGLRMALGSTRLNIRYQFFFESWLLTTIAWCVGLIIVIQRVYHDGFAFPTREGNPDLLQNQAIPHFIIVSMLVYFLLVLIAAIGTWIPAARAAAVNPVEALGDE from the coding sequence ATGGAGCGTTTAATCATCAGACAATTGTGGAATAATAGGAGAAAAAATGGATGGATTTTGATTGAATTGATTCTTGTTACTTACTTTCTGTGGGGGGTAATGGATCCTATTTATGTTTTATTGAGCAATAAAAATATAGATGAAGGCTATGAAACGAAAGGTGCTTACTGCCTTATGATTGGTGAATATCTTTCTTCGCATAATCGTTATCGGAAAGATCAAGATCAGGATTCCATTAAGCGACTGAATTTCCTTCGTATTTTTGATGAAGTAAGTCACTATCCGAATGTGAAAACTGCGGTCATAACTTTTGATAAATCATTTCCTAATAGTTGGTCATATACAGGAAGTGTTATTCATTATGATACTCTCTCGTATCAAATTCAGTTTATGAAATATTATAGAGGAACTGACTTTTTCGGAACTTTTGGTGTGCCTAATACCGGTTCCGAAAGAGGACAGCCCTCAACAAACAGCTGTTTGGCTATCTCTGAAGACGGAGCAAAAAGGTTTTTTGGTATACCTGAAAAGGCTATTGGCAAATCAGTCTGGACAAATGATTCTACAAAGATGTACTCGATTGTGAATGTGTTCACTGATTTTAAAGTTCTTAGTACACAGCCACCTAAGCCTTTGGCTTTGATGCCATTGGATGAACTTCAGCTTAACAATATGCCGTATTCTGCCCAGATATGTTTTCGTACAATAGAGGGTATCTCACCAAGAACTTTTATAGAAAAATTTAAGAATGAGATGTCGTCACGCATGGAAAAAGGGAATTACTATTTTATCTCTCTTAAAGATTTTGATACGATACGTGCAGAAGATGAAGATATGAGTGGTACGACGAACACATTACGTTTGCAATCGGCATTAATTACTTTCTTTCTGCTTTGTACTTTTTTAGGTGTCGCAGGTACTTTTTGGTTGCGCGCCAATGCACGTCGGGAGGAAATAGGATTGCGAATGGCATTAGGCAGCACGCGATTAAATATACGTTATCAATTCTTCTTTGAATCATGGCTGCTTACTACTATTGCATGGTGTGTGGGATTGATAATCGTTATTCAACGAGTATATCATGATGGGTTTGCTTTCCCCACTCGGGAAGGGAATCCCGATCTGTTGCAAAATCAAGCTATTCCTCATTTTATTATAGTGAGTATGCTGGTTTACTTTTTATTGGTATTAATTGCTGCTATCGGTACATGGATTCCGGCGGCTCGCGCTGCTGCTGTTAATCCGGTTGAAGCATTAGGAGATGAATAA